Below is a genomic region from Thermochromatium tepidum ATCC 43061.
GCGACCAATGTCGCCGAGCGTGCCATCTATGTCGTCTCAGGGTATACGCCTGATCTGGACTGAGTCTCAACCGCCCTCTCCCGCCCTGATCCCCCTTCTCACAGGGTAGCCAATGGCCCCGTCAGCCCCCATCGCTCGCGAGGTCGGGCGGGGACTGATCCGGTGGGTCGAGCAACTCGATATGGAGCAGATGCACGCGCCGGCTGTCGGCGCGCATCACGGTAAAACGGAAGCGTCCAAGTTCCACCGACTCGCCGCGCTTGGGCAGATGCCCAAAGGCGTTGACCACCAGCCCGCCGATGGTGTCGAACTCTTCGTCTGAGAAATCCGTGCCGAAGTATTCGTTGAAATCCTCGATCGAAGTGCGCGCCTTGACGCTGAAATCGTTCTCACCGCGACGGAAGATGCCTGGACCTTCGTCATAGTCGTGCTCGTCGTCGATCTCGCCGACGATCTGTTCGAGCACATCCTCGATGGTCACCAGGCCCGAGGCTGTGCCGTACTCGTCGACCACGATCGCCATATGATTGCGGCTGGCACGAAATTCCTTGAGCAGCACATTGAGCCGCTTACTCTCGGGCACGAAGAGCGCCGAGCGCAGAAGATCGCGGATATTGAAGGCGCGTCGCTCGGACCCGACGCAGAAGGAAAGCAGATCCTTTGCCAGCAGGATGCCAACCACCTCGCCCTTGTCTTCGCCGGTGACCGGAAAGCGTGAATGGGCCGACTTGACCGCGATCCGAAGGATCTTCTCCAGCGGATCGTCGCGGCGCAATGCGACCATCTCGGCGCGCGGGACCATGATGTCGCGCACCCGCAGGTCAGAGACCTGGAGCACGCCCTCGATCATACTGAGGGCATCTGCGTCCAGCAGTTGCCGCTCTCGTGCATCCTTCAGCAGCTCGATGAGCTGCTCCCTGTCCTGTGGTTCGCCACCCAGCAGTTGGCCCAGACGTCCGAGCCAGTTGCGTGATCGCGAACCCTGGCTAGATCGATCACTCGCCATGCGTTGTCTTTTGATCCTCCAGGTTAGCTGCGCAAGCCCTGGTCGTCATAGGGTGGGTCAAATCCTAACCCGCTCAGGATCGCCGTTTCTAGTGTTTCCATTACAGCGGCCTCGGCATCCGTAACATGATCGTAATCAAGCAAATGCAGAACGCCATGCACCACCATGTGCGCCCAGTGGGCTTCCAGCGTCTTACCCTGCTCCAGGGCCTCGCGCCGCACCACCTCGGTGCAGATCACCAGGTCGCCGAGCAGGTCATGAATGGGGTTGTCCGGGTCCAGACCGGGCGGCGGCTCGAACGGAAAGGACAACACATTGGTTGGCCTGTCGCATCCGCGATACTGGCGATTGAGCGCCTGGCCCTCCTCAGGGGCGACCAACCGGATGGTGAGCTCGGCGCGCGGGCGCGGCCAGGGCGGATCGGCCTGCTCTAGTGCCGCTCGCACCCAGTGCTCGAACTGGGACGATGATGGATGATCGGTATCCGCGGTGGCAATCTGTAGATCCAGCTCCAGCTCGAGGCTCATGGCGGATTCTCGAAGGCGTCATAGGCGTTGACGATACGCTGGACCAAGGCGTGACGCACCACGTCGCGGGCGTTGAAGAAGGTGAAGCTGATCCCCTGAACATCCTTGAGGATCTCGATCGCCTGCCGCAGACCGGACGGCTGACCGCGCGGCAGATCGACCTGGGTGACATCGCCGGTGATGACGGCGGTCGAACCAAAGCCGATGCGGGTCAGGAACATCTTCATCTGTTCGGGCGTCGTGTTCTGTGCCTCATCCAGGATGATGAAGGACTCATTCAGGGTCCGACCGCGCATAAAGGCCAGGGGTGCGACCTCGATCACATGGCGCTCGATGAGCTTATTGACCTTCTCGAATCCGAGCATCTCAAACAGTGCGTCATAGAGCGGACGCAGATAGGGGTCGATCTTCTGGGCCAGATCACCAGGCAAGAAACCAAGCCGCTCGCCCGCCTCGACCGCCGGTCGCACCAAGATCAGCCGGCGGACGCGCTCGGACTCCAGCGCCTCGACCGCGCAGGCTACGGCCAGATAGGTCTTGCCGGTGCCTGCCGGCCCTACGCCGAAACTGATGTCGTGCTTGAGGATGGCGTGCAGATAGTTCTGCTGATTGGGTCCGCGCGCCCGGATCAAACCGCGCTTGGTTCTGATGACCACATCCGGCAACAGATCCTTGACCTGCTCCAGAATTGCGTCTGCACCGGATTCCTGGAGCGTGAGATGGAGGGTCTCGGGGGTCAGCACCGCCTCGGCAGTCTCGGCATAGAGCGCGCGCAGCACCTGTTCGCCGAGACGTATCGCATCGCCCTCGCCGATCAGACGGAAGCTCGCCCCACGATTGTTGATCTCGATCCCGAGGCGGCGTTCGAGTTGACGGAGATGTTGATCGCATTGGCCGCAGAGGTTGGCCAGGCGATTATTGTCCTCGGGCAGAAACTCGAGATCGATGGATTGGGGTTGGATGCTCAAGCGTCTCGGTAGGCCAGTTGCCCACGCAGCGAATTGGGGAGTGCCTCGGTGATGGTCAGCGCGACGAACTGGCCGATGAGCTCATCCGGACCGTCGAAGTTGACCACGCGGTTGTTCTCGGTGCGACCGGCGAGCTGGGCCGAATCCTTGCGCGACGGCCCCTCGACCAGCACCCGCTGCACCGTGCCGACCATGCGACGGCTGATGTGCTGGGCGTTGGTGTCGAGGCGCTGTTGCAGCCGCTCCAGACGTGCCTTCTTGACCGAAAGCGGTACTGCGTCCGGATAGTCGGCCGCAGGCGTACCTGGGCGACGGCTGTAGATGAAGCTGAAGCTGTGGTCGAATCCGACCTGATCGATCAGCGCGAGGGTGGCGTTGAAGTCGGCGTCCGTCTCGTTTGGGAAGCCGACGATAAAGTCCGATGAGATACAGATGTCCGGGCGCACCTCACGCAGACGCTGGACCTTGGCGAGATAGTCACGCGCGGTATGACCGCGCTTCATCGCCGCCAGGATGCGGTCGGAACCGGACTGCACTGGCAGATGGACGAAGCTCGCCAGCTTGGGCACCTCAGCGAAGGTCTCGATCAGGTCATCGCCGAACTCGACCGGATGGCTGGTGGTGAAACGGATCCGCCCGATACCCTCGATCGCCGCCAGATAGCGGATCAGCAGCGCCAGACTCGCCGTGGAGCCGTCGGCCATCAGGCCGCGATAGGCATTGACGTTCTGGCCAAGCAGATGGATCTCGCGTACCCCCTGATCGGCCAGGTCCGCGACCTCGGCGATCACGTCGTCGAAGGGACGGCTGACCTCTTCGCCCCGGGTGTAGGGCACCACGCAATAGGTGCAGTATTTGGAGCAGCCTTCCATCACCGAGACGAAGGCGGTCGGCCCCTCGGCGTGCGGTGCAGGTAGGCAGTCGAACTTCTCGATCTCGGGAAAGGAGACATCAACCTGGGGCTGGCGGCTGGTCTCCAGATCCTTGAGCATCTGCGGCAGGCGGTGCAGGGTCTGGGGGCCGAACACCAGATCGACATAGGGCGCACGGGCGCGGATCGCCTCGCCCTCTTGGCTTGCGACACAGCCGCCGACCCCGATCACCAGCTCGGGCCGTGCCCTTTTCCAGGACTTCCAGCGCCCAAGCTGCGAAAAGACCTTCTCCTGCGCCTTCGCGCGGATCGAGCAGGTATTGAGCAGGAGGACGTCGGCCTCTTCAGGCCGATCGGTCAGTTCCAGACCTGATTCGACATGCAGCGCCCTCGCCAGACGCGCTGAGTCGTAGGCGTTCATCTGGCAGCCGTAGGTTTGAATGAAAAGCTTACGCGACATGAGGATCTGATGGGCAGCAGGCAGCGTCGATTCGTGGGTCAAGGTAAAAGGATGGGCGCAATTTGCGGCTGGTCGTCGAACTGACGAAATAGCATGGGTATGCTGATCTCACAAATGGTCATAGTCTTGAATCGACCGAACTCTGTCAAGGTTGAGTATAGATTGGTCCAGCCGGACGGAGTGATCATCCGAGTCGCAACCAGACTCAGCGGCGACCTGGATGTGATCCGTGTGCACTCCAGGCCAATGGATCATCACCCAGGCTGAACTTAATCCAAGAATTGGGGCTCTCATTCATCGCTGTACCGCTCGGAGATTTCAGACTCGATGTCACACGATCCAAACCGACAGTCGGCGCCGTCCTGTTGCGACTGGGGCTGTTTGCGGCCACCTGGCTGGTGACCGCCGGGACCGATCCGACCTCCTGGTTGATCGGAGCACCGGCCGTGATCGCGGCGACCTGGTCCAGTCTGCACCTGAGCCGGCGCGCCGGCGGATCGCCGCGCCCGCTCGCGGCCCTGGCCTTCGTGCCCTTCTTTCTCTGGCAGTCGCTCAGGGGCGCGTTCGACGTGGCCTGGCGCGTGATGTGGCCGCGGATGCACATCGCACCAGGCCTGCACAGCTATCGGCTCAGGCTGGCGAACGCCTCAGCGCGGGTGCTGCTGCTTGACACCCTCAGTCTGCTTCCGGGCACGCTGAGCGCGGATCTGCGTGGCGACATCCTGACCGTTCATGCGCTCGACGCCAGCGACGGCGCGCTGCTCGACGCCGACATCGCGCAACTAGAACAGCGGATCGGCGCGCTCTTTGGCGAACGGCTCGTGTCCGTCCTCGATCAGTGAGGCCGACCCTGAACAGACGGACATCCTAATCCTGCCGGGATGCTAAAGCCGCCCAGACGTGAACGCCATTTTCGGGACGAAACATGACGAATCGAGAACATCCGTATGTCACTCTCTGACATCCATCTGGCCGTGGCACTGCTGCTGCTGTCGACCATGAGCATCGGGCTGATCCGGGTCGCCATCGGCCCGACGCCGTCCGACCGCCTGATGGCGGCCCAACTGCTCGGAACCTCCGGGATCGGGCTGCTGCTGGTGTTGATCACGGTGATCCGGGTGCCGGCGTTGATCGACGTGGCGCTGGTATTCTCGCTCCTGGCGGCGGTGGCCATCGTCGCCTTCACCCGCCGGCGCGTGGAGGAGGATACATGACGCCGTTGTCCTGGCTGGCGATCGCCTGCATCTTGGCCGGAGTTTTTTCTTCATCGCCGGAACGGTCGGACTCATGCGTCTGCCGGATCGGCTCAGCCGACTGCACGCCTTGACCAAGGCCGACAATGTCGGGCTGGGTCTGTTGGTGCTCGGTCTGCTGTTGGAGGGACCTGGGCTGTTGAATGGGATCAAGCTGGTGCTCATCTGGCTGTTTGTGCTGGCCGCGAGTGCCACCGGGGCGCATCTGATCGCCAAACGTGCGTTGCGTGGTGATGGGGAGGACGATCGATGAACCCACTGTTGCTCGGTTTCGACCTCCTGCTCTCGACCACGCTGTTGGGGTTGGCGCTCGCCGCGCTCACCAGCCGCGAACCCCGGCGCGGGGTCATCCTCTTCATTGCGTTCGGCCTGTTGCTGGCTCTGGTCTGGGCGCGACTGCGCGCACCCGATCTGGCGCTGGCCGAGGCGGCCATCGGTGCAGGTCTGACCGGAGCGCTGATGCTGTCCGCCGCCCGACGCGCGGCCCGGAGACGATAGATGTCATCCTCGAATCCCCAAACCCTCCTGATCCCGTTGCTGCTGGCGGCGATCGGGGCGCTACTGTTCTGGGCCTTCTGGAGCGGTCTCACCGGCCATGAGGGCGAGCGGCTGGCGGCCCTGGCCCTGGAACGGGTGCCCGAGTCGGGCGCGAGCAATCCCGTGACCTCGGTGCTGCTCAATTTCCGCGCCTATGACACCCTGCTCGAACTGGCGGTGCTGCTGGCTGCGCTGCTCGGAATCTGGTCGCTCGGCCCGGCGGCGGCGCCCTATCAGCGGGCGTCGCTGCTGCTCGACAGCCTGGTCGGCTGGGTGGTGCCCATGCTGATCATCGCCGGCGGCTATCTGCTCTGGATCGGCGGGCAGGCACCGGGCGGGGCGTTTCAGGCCGGCGCCCTGCTCGGCGCGGCCGGTGTGACCCTGGCGCTCTCGGGACGACCGAACGCCGGTCTGCCGGGCGAGCCTTGGCTGCGCGTGCTGGCCGCGCTCGGCACTCTGGTGTTCGCGCTCGTCGGGCTGACGCTCATGGGTTGGGGGCTGGGCTTCCTGACCTATCCGCCCGCGCTGGCCAAATGGCTGATCCTGACCATCGAGACCGGCGCGACCCTGAGCATCGGCGCCACCCTGGCGGCGGCCTTCCTCGGCGGCCGGCCGCGCACCACGAGGCCCGCCGAACCATGAGCCACGAAATCCTGCTGACCCAACTGCTCTACGGTAGCGCCGGCCTCCTGTTCTTCCTGCTCGGTGCGTGGTCCTTCATCAGTCACGAACCCCTGTGGCGCAAACTGATCGCGCTCAACATCATGGGAGCCGGAGTGTTCCATGTCCTGGTCGCGGTCGTCTATCGCGGGCTGGACACGCCGCCCGATCCGGTACCGCACGCCCTGGTGCTGACCGGGATCGTGGTCGCGGTCAGCGCCACGGCGCTGGCGCTCGCCTTCGGCCGGCGTCTGGATCGCGAAGAACCCGAGCAAACGTCCGACGTTCAAGGAGTCGATGACCGGGAGGACGGAACCCATGCTTGATCCACTGGCGCTTGCGGTCGCCCTGCCGCTACTCGGGGCGCTGCTCGTCACCATGCTCCCCGGCTGGTCGCGCACGCTGGGGATGCTCGCGGCGCTGGCGACCACAGGCGTGGCGCTGTGGCTGACCGTCATAGTCTGGGGCGGCGAGGGACTGCGTTCGGATCTCGGCGGCTGGGGCGTGCCGCTCGGTATCGCTCTGCGCGCCGACGGTCTGGCGGCGGCGCTGGTGGCCATGGCCAATCTAGTCGCACTGGCCATCAGTATCAATGCCACCGGCTATTTCGGCGCGGCTGAATCAAGCCGGAAGTTCTGGCCGCTGTGGCTGCTGCTGTGGACGGCGCTCAACGGGCTATTCCTGGCCGCCGATCTGTTCAATCTCTATGTGATGCTGGAGCTGCTGGGACTCTCGGCCGCCGCGCTCGGCGCGCTCACCGGCACCCGCGAGGCGGCCGAGGCCAATCTGCGCTATCTGCTGGTGGGCCTGCTCGGGTCCATGACCTATCTGCTCGGCGTGGCGCTGCTCTATACCGCGTATGGCGCCCTGGATCTGGAGTTGGTGGCTGAAGCATTGACGCCCGGCCCGGTGGCCTGGTCGGCACTGGCGCTCATGATCGGCGGGCTACTGCTCAAATCGGCGCTGTTTCCGCTGCACTTCTGGCTGCCGCCGGCCCATGCCAACGCACCGGCGCCGGTCAGCGCGGCGCTCTCGGCGCTGGTGGTCAAGGCGGCGGTCTATCTGGTGCTGCGGCTGTGGCTGGATCTGTTCGATGGGATAGCAACCCTGCCGGCGGCCATGCTGCTCGGACTGCTCGGGGCGGGTGCAGTGCTCTGGGGTTCCTGGCGCGCGCTGCGGGCCGAGCGGCTCAAGCTGCTGGCGGCCTATTCGACCGTGGCCCAGGTCGGCTATCTGTTCCTGTTCCTGCCGCTGCTGACGGCGACTCCGGACGGGGCCGAGCGCGAACGGCTGCTCACGGCGCTGGTGCTGCTGGCGCTCACCCACGGCTTCGCCAAGGCCGGTTTCTTCCTCGCCGCCGGGCTGGTGCAGAAGAGCACCGGGCACGATCGCATCCGTGAACTCGGCGGCGCGGCCCAGAGTCTGCCGGCGGCGACCTTCACCATCGGTCTGGCGGGCGTGGCCCTGATCGGCCTGCCGCCGAGCGGTGCCTTCTTCGCCAAGTGGGTGCTGGTCGGACAGGCCATCGCGCTGGGGCAGTGGTGGTGGGCGCTGGTGGCGATGGCCGGTACCCTGCTGGCGGCGGCCTATGTGTTTCGGGTGCTGGCGCGCGCCTTCAACCGTGAACCGACACCCAAGTGCTTCCTGACCGACCCGCGCACCGAGATCCCGGCCCTGCTGCTGGCCGGGCTGGGCGTGAAGGCGGCGCTGGTGCCCCTGCATGGCTGGCTGCCGCAGGCGATGGTTGCGCCGGCGCCGGTCAGTGCG
It encodes:
- a CDS encoding HlyC/CorC family transporter — its product is MASDRSSQGSRSRNWLGRLGQLLGGEPQDREQLIELLKDARERQLLDADALSMIEGVLQVSDLRVRDIMVPRAEMVALRRDDPLEKILRIAVKSAHSRFPVTGEDKGEVVGILLAKDLLSFCVGSERRAFNIRDLLRSALFVPESKRLNVLLKEFRASRNHMAIVVDEYGTASGLVTIEDVLEQIVGEIDDEHDYDEGPGIFRRGENDFSVKARTSIEDFNEYFGTDFSDEEFDTIGGLVVNAFGHLPKRGESVELGRFRFTVMRADSRRVHLLHIELLDPPDQSPPDLASDGG
- the ybeY gene encoding rRNA maturation RNase YbeY, coding for MSLELELDLQIATADTDHPSSSQFEHWVRAALEQADPPWPRPRAELTIRLVAPEEGQALNRQYRGCDRPTNVLSFPFEPPPGLDPDNPIHDLLGDLVICTEVVRREALEQGKTLEAHWAHMVVHGVLHLLDYDHVTDAEAAVMETLETAILSGLGFDPPYDDQGLRS
- a CDS encoding PhoH family protein; the encoded protein is MSIQPQSIDLEFLPEDNNRLANLCGQCDQHLRQLERRLGIEINNRGASFRLIGEGDAIRLGEQVLRALYAETAEAVLTPETLHLTLQESGADAILEQVKDLLPDVVIRTKRGLIRARGPNQQNYLHAILKHDISFGVGPAGTGKTYLAVACAVEALESERVRRLILVRPAVEAGERLGFLPGDLAQKIDPYLRPLYDALFEMLGFEKVNKLIERHVIEVAPLAFMRGRTLNESFIILDEAQNTTPEQMKMFLTRIGFGSTAVITGDVTQVDLPRGQPSGLRQAIEILKDVQGISFTFFNARDVVRHALVQRIVNAYDAFENPP
- the miaB gene encoding tRNA (N6-isopentenyl adenosine(37)-C2)-methylthiotransferase MiaB, with translation MSRKLFIQTYGCQMNAYDSARLARALHVESGLELTDRPEEADVLLLNTCSIRAKAQEKVFSQLGRWKSWKRARPELVIGVGGCVASQEGEAIRARAPYVDLVFGPQTLHRLPQMLKDLETSRQPQVDVSFPEIEKFDCLPAPHAEGPTAFVSVMEGCSKYCTYCVVPYTRGEEVSRPFDDVIAEVADLADQGVREIHLLGQNVNAYRGLMADGSTASLALLIRYLAAIEGIGRIRFTTSHPVEFGDDLIETFAEVPKLASFVHLPVQSGSDRILAAMKRGHTARDYLAKVQRLREVRPDICISSDFIVGFPNETDADFNATLALIDQVGFDHSFSFIYSRRPGTPAADYPDAVPLSVKKARLERLQQRLDTNAQHISRRMVGTVQRVLVEGPSRKDSAQLAGRTENNRVVNFDGPDELIGQFVALTITEALPNSLRGQLAYRDA
- a CDS encoding Na+/H+ antiporter subunit E, with amino-acid sequence MGLSFIAVPLGDFRLDVTRSKPTVGAVLLRLGLFAATWLVTAGTDPTSWLIGAPAVIAATWSSLHLSRRAGGSPRPLAALAFVPFFLWQSLRGAFDVAWRVMWPRMHIAPGLHSYRLRLANASARVLLLDTLSLLPGTLSADLRGDILTVHALDASDGALLDADIAQLEQRIGALFGERLVSVLDQ
- a CDS encoding monovalent cation/H+ antiporter complex subunit F, with translation MSLSDIHLAVALLLLSTMSIGLIRVAIGPTPSDRLMAAQLLGTSGIGLLLVLITVIRVPALIDVALVFSLLAAVAIVAFTRRRVEEDT
- a CDS encoding cation:proton antiporter, translated to MAGDRLHLGRSFFFIAGTVGLMRLPDRLSRLHALTKADNVGLGLLVLGLLLEGPGLLNGIKLVLIWLFVLAASATGAHLIAKRALRGDGEDDR
- a CDS encoding Na(+)/H(+) antiporter subunit B yields the protein MNPLLLGFDLLLSTTLLGLALAALTSREPRRGVILFIAFGLLLALVWARLRAPDLALAEAAIGAGLTGALMLSAARRAARRR
- a CDS encoding MnhB domain-containing protein, translating into MSSSNPQTLLIPLLLAAIGALLFWAFWSGLTGHEGERLAALALERVPESGASNPVTSVLLNFRAYDTLLELAVLLAALLGIWSLGPAAAPYQRASLLLDSLVGWVVPMLIIAGGYLLWIGGQAPGGAFQAGALLGAAGVTLALSGRPNAGLPGEPWLRVLAALGTLVFALVGLTLMGWGLGFLTYPPALAKWLILTIETGATLSIGATLAAAFLGGRPRTTRPAEP
- a CDS encoding NADH-quinone oxidoreductase subunit K, coding for MSHEILLTQLLYGSAGLLFFLLGAWSFISHEPLWRKLIALNIMGAGVFHVLVAVVYRGLDTPPDPVPHALVLTGIVVAVSATALALAFGRRLDREEPEQTSDVQGVDDREDGTHA